The sequence below is a genomic window from Oreochromis aureus strain Israel breed Guangdong linkage group 12, ZZ_aureus, whole genome shotgun sequence.
ACGCCGAGCCGGGACAAAGAGCCAGTGTTCGAGGTTACAGGCATGCCGGAAAACGTAGACCGGGCGAGGGAGGAGATAGAGGCCCATATCGCTCTCCGCACTGGAACCTGCGGGGGCATCGAGGCTCCAGGTGTAGACAACAATGACTTTCAGTTCAACGGGACAGATGTCAGCTTCGAGACATCGGCTGTGTTGGGAGAGGCTGGATGGCTTCAGGCAGGTGCATCATCACCAGGCGGCGGTGGCTTGCTGCCACTAAACATCAGCGGTACTCAGCGAGTCAATAGCAATATCAACAATGGCGCCAGGATGTCTTCCAACTACCGCAACGACAGCTCCAGCTCCCTGGGCAGCGGCACCAGCTCAGCCGATTCTTTTTATAGCAGCGGGAACGGCAACCGACTGGCAGACGTCAGCCCGACCGGTCCGTTTAATGCCAACGCTAACAACAACAGCAATGGCGGCAGTGCAAGTTTCTGGTTTGGCGAGGGCCTTCTTCCCGTGGGGTCTGAGGAGCTGGTTGGGCTGGGAGGTGGAGGCTCCTCCTCAGGATTTGACCCATTAACCATTTCCACTGCCCATTCGTCACATCCTACTGCACAGCCACACATCTGGAGCCCCTTTGTGGACCACCAGCCCCTCCAGGCCTTTGATGCTCTTCAGTCTCAGGTAAGAGAATTTAACAGCTGCAGTTTTATGGCCTCCTgtgcagttttattttagtctttttatGGTCAGCAGCATGCAGGGGGAGTTTGATATGCAAATTGCAGGCTCAGAACTGCATTTATAAGGATTTTGTTATAACATTAGAAATCCCTTAAAAAATGATGGTGGACATAAAACTTGGTATGCTAAGTTAATATGTTGTTTCTCACGAACTTATATGCCTGCATAGCTCAATTTTAACAAACTTTTTGATGGTTTCCATTTATCTAATCTTCAACACCTATGATGTCTCCAGACAAGCCAGCCTGGGACACCCCGGCTCTCACCAACCTTCTCTGGGACCGACGCCTTGGAGCATCCTCAGGCCCAGCGCGTTCACCGAGGGCCGTTTGGCTCGGCCGGCGCTCTCGACGCCCACAGGTTCCCCTCCTACAGCTCAGCCTTCTCCTCCTCAAGTGAAAGCACCGCTTCCTCGTCCTCCCCTCCCGAATCCTCGCTCGCCTATCGACTGGGGCTCGGATCAACAGGGAGGGGACAGGATTTGTGTGTCCAGTGTATGAATAACCAGGCGATCGCTGCCTTGGTTCCTTGCGGCCATAACCTCTTCTGTCTAAATTGTGCCACCCAGATATGCCAGGGTCCAGACGCTGTGTGCCCTGAGTGTCTGTCCCCAGCCACCCAGGCCATTCAGCTTCGCAATAtgtgattttcttcttcttctctttttttcccttaatttCCTTTATAACTGATTAGAGATCAGCCTGCCCAACACTTATGGTTCATGACGTGTGTGTAGGGGAGGGAAATACAAAACTGACCCCAGGTCAGTATCTAAGTGTAATTCTCATATGGCTTTCTTTAAGCTGGTGAAGCAGAGTAGGTGAATAAGGAATGATGCTGATTTAGGGCATAGGTTAGTGTGCTGAGCCCGTTCACGTGCCTGGTATTGTGAAGTCTTCTTCCTTGATTGATCAACGAGAGGGTTCGAAACCCTCTATGTAGCATTGGGGGgatgggggaggggggtgtTGGGATAGATATATTTTTTGattcatattttctttgtttgtccTTAAAATCTTtagttattgttatttttttgtatctACCTATAATTTTATTcgttttaaattgattttgaaTTCTATTGGCCTTTTTTGTCTACATctcaaaagttttttttttttaatccattgaACTATGGCCAAGACCCTTTGCCTttattttaagtaaaaaaaaaaaaagtagaggcAAATGAGTTTACATGAGTTCCACATGTGACCGTATAACTAGACGATTAAGAAAAAATAGTGTTCttgttacttaaaaaaacaaacaaacaaaaaacaagttaatGCAGTAAATCTGATACAGTGTAGGTCGTCTTTTCAGAATTCATGTTTCCCAGATGATTGGTGCAAATGTCATCAGGCTACCGGCGCACACCTGCACGTCTTTAAAAAGGATGTTTACATTCAGTAGGACTTGAATGAGAAGTTTTGAGCACTGCTAATATAATAACAGTGTAACACAGACGGACACACACTCGCGGCGTGTTTTTACTTTATTAACTACAATTTGAAAGTTGTCGCACTCCAATGGCAATCTCTCGTTGCCtcatttctttattcttttcccAGAATAACACCGACAAGTGAGTaactttttttattacttttgggGTTGAGATACCGCTTCAGTATCGCCACGTTGCTTTCCACTTATACTTACAAACTGTTTACGGTAAACTTGTGCCTAATTCCACTCTGAGTGTAAACAGAAGTAAACTGGTTCAGCGGACACATGGCGTTGCTCTGTCTTTAAACAAACTTGTGGCCTTTTTTTGGGAAGCCTGTAATTAATTCACAACACTATCTTCAGATCCAGATTTTCGGGCTCAAAAGAACACAAGCTGACAGACCGAAGTCTTAATATATTTGTCGAGGTTCAGTCTCCCGAGACGCTCCTCGCTGAACAAATCT
It includes:
- the LOC116336412 gene encoding RNA-binding protein MEX3B-like, with the protein product MPSSTSLLEADEGESEVPPPLLHAFAGMGLDEQHGAHSQTPELADESLPFHHLPLSSVSHFSLLGTVLDLKPLPLPRPPSGDEMNKTAAAEDEEEPLVATDSSLLTQAHHRNQHLLSGPASSGMEHIETVLLYNGDERDDPAVGGALPPTNSMTMLPSGGFGEPDYGEAETSLLNRRKSVNTTECVAVPSSEHVAEIVGRQGCKIKALRAKTNTYIKTPVRGEQPVFVVTGRKEDVAMAKREIMSAAEHFSLIRASRNRTGPLTAGASLGTPALPGRTTIQVRVPYRVVGLVVGPKGATIKRIQQQTHTYIVTPSRDKEPVFEVTGMPENVDRAREEIEAHIALRTGTCGGIEAPGVDNNDFQFNGTDVSFETSAVLGEAGWLQAGASSPGGGGLLPLNISGTQRVNSNINNGARMSSNYRNDSSSSLGSGTSSADSFYSSGNGNRLADVSPTGPFNANANNNSNGGSASFWFGEGLLPVGSEELVGLGGGGSSSGFDPLTISTAHSSHPTAQPHIWSPFVDHQPLQAFDALQSQTSQPGTPRLSPTFSGTDALEHPQAQRVHRGPFGSAGALDAHRFPSYSSAFSSSSESTASSSSPPESSLAYRLGLGSTGRGQDLCVQCMNNQAIAALVPCGHNLFCLNCATQICQGPDAVCPECLSPATQAIQLRNM